The following are encoded in a window of Carassius auratus strain Wakin chromosome 6, ASM336829v1, whole genome shotgun sequence genomic DNA:
- the rbm5 gene encoding RNA-binding protein 5, with protein MGADKRISRTERSGRYGSDQYRDDDRRDRRDRDDRGYDSHRWSDDRRSDRYDGERSDRGDRYWSRDSPERGRKRRSSDGSDDGHHSDGDYSEHDYRGDPADEKESKTIMLRGLPMNTLEADIRAAIEHLEGPKPMDVRLMKKRTGISRGFAFVEFYHLQDATRWMETNQKLLSIQGKTVAMHYSNNRHKFEDWLCNSCGLYNFRRRLKCFRCGAAKADAESSSTKGTTDAQPSGDYYGDTIILRNIAPHSTVEAILTALAPYANLSPGNIRLIKDKQTGQNRGFAFVQLASPLEASQLLTILQGLQPPLKLDGKTIGVDFAKSARKDLLLPDGNRVSAFSVASTAIAAAQWSSSQPQQSVEPTSEYSYLQEGYVPYSQEYQAYYQQQAGVVDPSQANGLLGAAPGVKVLPAATGVVISQSAQVYQPHIIGQPAAQALQMEGKAQLITAAATISASATSAVTAAASSTATATSQENQATIPDTSSYQYDESSGYYYDPSTGLYYDPNTHYYYNSQTQQYLYWDGEKQAYVPAVDANNAAQSAAASTSTSQKESKEKKEKPKSKTAQQIAKDMERWAKSMNKQKENFKGSFQPISQEERKEAAAADAGFTLFEKKTGALERLVTEASKATEEEITSSKVGLVAAYSGDSEPEEVTEAEDREDKLTDWKKMACLLCRRQFPNKEALIRHQQLSDLHKQNLEVFRRSKLSEAELEELERKETEMKYRDRAAERREKYGIPEPPVPKKRKFTQPTPVVNYEQPTKDGLNSDNIGNKMLQAMGWKEGKGLGRNQQGITAPIEAQLRMKGAGLGTKGSNYSLSASDTYKDAVRKAMFARFTEME; from the exons aTGGGTGCAGATAAACG GATTAGCCGTACGGAACGCAGCGGCAGGTACGGCTCTGATCAGTATCGTGATGATGACCGTAGGGACCGGCGAGATCGTGATGACCGCGGATACGACTCGCATCGCTGGAGTGACGACCGCAGAAGTGACCGCTATGATGGTGAACGAAGTGACCGAGGAGATCGATACTGGAGCAGAGACAGTCCTGAG CGAGGAAGGAAGCGGCGCAGCAGTGATGGATCTGATGATGGACACCATTCAGATGGTGATTACTCTGAGCATGATTACAGAGGAGACCCGGCTGACGAGAAGGAGAGCAAGACCATCATGCTCCGGGGTCTGCCCATGAACACTTTAGAGGCAGAT ATTCGAGCGGCCATTGAGCATCTGGAGGGTCCAAAGCCAATGGACGTGAGGCTGATGAAAAAGAGAACAG GTATAAGCCGAGGTTTCGCCTTCGTGGAGTTTTATCACTTGCAAGATGCTACCCGATGGATGGAGACCAATCAG AAACTGCTTTCCATTCAAGGCAAGACTGTTGCCATGCACTACAGCAACAACCGTCACAAGTTTGAGGACTGGCTCTGCAACTCA TGTGGCCTGTACAATTTCCGGAGGAGGCTGAAGTGCTTCAGGTGTGGCGCAGCTAAAGCGG ATGCTGAGTCCAGCAGCACCAAAGGAACCACAGACGCCCAACCCAGCGGAGATTATTATGGCGATA CCATCATCCTGAGAAACATTGCCCCTCATTCCACGGTTGAAGCCATTCTGACGGCACTCGCCCCCTACGCCAACCTCTCGCCCGGCAACATCCGCCTAATTAAAGACAAACAAACAGGCCAGAACAGAGGGTTTGCCTTCGTCCAACTTGCCTCTCCTTTG GAAGCGTCACAGCTCCTAACCATCCTTCAGGGATTACAGCCACCTCTCAAGCTGGATGGGAAGACTATTGGGGTCGACTTTGCCAAGAGTGCTCGAAA gGACCTTTTATTGCCAGATGGAAACCGTGTTAGTGCTTTTTCGGTCGCAAGTACAGCCATTGCAGCTGCTCAGTGGTCCTCCAGTCAG CCTCAGCAGAGTGTGGAGCCAACATCAGAATACAGCTACCTGCAGGAGGGATATGTACCCTATTCACAG GAGTACCAGGCATACTATCAGCAGCAGGCTGGAGTTGTGGACCCTTCCCAGGCTAACGGCTTACTTGGAG CGGCTCCAGGTGTGAAGGTTCTTCCTGCTGCCACAGGAGTGGTGATCTCTCAGAGTGCGCAGGTCTATCAGCCTCATATCATTGGCCAGCCAGCTGCTCAG GCATTGCAGATGGAAGGCAAAGCTCAGCTCATCACAGCTGCTGCCACCATTTCCGCCTCAGCAACCTCTGCAGTCACAGCTGCGGCAAGCAGCACAGCAACAGCTACCTCTCAGGAAAACCAAGCCA CTATCCCAGACACTTCATCTTATCAGTACGATGAGTCTTCTGGGTATTATTATGACCCCAGCACTGGCCTGTACTATGACCCAAACACCCAT TACTACTACAATTCCCAGACTCAGCAGTATCTGTACTGGGACGGGGAGAAGCAGGCCTATGTGCCAGCAGTGGACGCCAACAACGCGGCTCAAAGTGCTGCTGCCTCCACATCCACTTCTCAGAAGGAGAGcaaagagaagaaagagaaacCTAAAAGCAAAACAGCTCAGCAG ATTGCGAAGGACATGGAGCGCTGGGCCAAGAGTAtgaacaaacagaaagaaaacttCAAAGGCAGCTTCCAGCCCATCAGTCAGGAGGAGAGGAAGGAGGCGGCGGCAGCAGATGCTGGATTCACGCTATTTGAGAAGAAG ACGGGAGCACTGGAGAGGCTTGTAACGGAGGCATCCAAAGCCACAGAAGAAGAGATCACCTCATCAAAG GTGGGGCTGGTGGCGGCGTACAGCGGTGACAGTGAGCCTGAGGAGGTCACTGAGGCTGAAGACCGGGAGGACAAGCTGACCGACTGGAAAAAGATGGCATGTTTGCTGTGCCGAAGACAGTTCCCCAATAAAGAAGCTTTGATCCGCCATCAACAGCTCTCAGACCTGCACAAG CAAAACTTGGAGGTCTTCAGGAGATCCAAACTGAGTGAAGCAGAACTGGAGGAGCTGGAGAGGAAAGAGACAGAG ATGAAGTACAGAGACAGGGCTGCTGAGAGAAGAGAGAAATATGGTATCCCTGAACCCCCTGTGCCTAAGAAAAGGAAGTTTACCCAGCCAACACCTGTAGT AAATTACGAACAGCCCACTAAGGATGGTCTGAACAGTGATAATATTGGTAATAAGATGCTGCAGGCCATGGGCTGGAAGGAAGGCAAAGGTCTGGGTCGAAACCAGCAGGGCATCACCGCACCTATTGAG
- the LOC113103879 gene encoding cysteinyl leukotriene receptor 2-like, producing MTAPVITSVTPSWLNVTQQPNMTCEESEDFKYLAYKVTYCVVFPIGFISNSVALFVFLRLTPKKTANTVFMTNMAISDVGFSLTLPFRLVYYFRGGQWDFPDWFCRLCVFSFYVNLYTSVLFLTGLSVLRYIAVVHPIRNKSLVTVLRARISCFAIWVFVACSSIPFLMTGTIERHNKTRCFEPGNNKSWNLIHSLNFVGVSFGFVIPFIIILVCYGCIICKLKGRKIGNRRGNTRRRSVYLIAVVLSTFLLCFLPYHVARTVHLYAKVLNQSCPVLEFLVKVLVISLCLATSNSCFNPLLYYFAGETFRTAIRRVSDRRSLGSFSNSGVYPSFRRRSSSQKSRRQGFTFVHQDCLPCSCQVINENNSDGCKSDKQRKLSDPEEKQACDDLQ from the exons ATGACAG CTCCTGTGATTACATCGGTAACTCCATCTTGGCTCAACGTCACCCAACAACCTAACATGACTTGTGAGGAAAGTGAAGATTTCAAATATTTGGCGTACAAAGTCACATACTGTGTCGTCTTCCCTATTGGATTTATCAGCAACTCTGTGGCTTTGTTTGTGTTCCTGCGTCTCACTCCTAAGAAGACGGCCAACACTGTATTTATGACTAACATGGCTATTTCAGATGTCGGCTTCTCCTTGACATTGCCCTTCCGTCTGGTCTACTATTTTAGGGGTGGTCAGTGGGACTTTCCTGACTGGTTTTGTCGCTTGTGTGTATTTTCTTTTTACGTCAACCTGTACACAAGTGTATTGTTTCTTACAGGTCTCAGCGTGCTACGCTACATCGCCGTAGTTCACCCCATTCGCAACAAGTCCCTGGTTACGGTGCTGAGAGCCAGAATATCATGCTTTGCGATCTGGGTTTTTGTGGCCTGCTCGTCAATACCATTCCTCATGACAGGAACTATAGAGCGGCATAACAAGACGCGTTGCTTTGAACCAGGGAACAACAAGTCATGGAATCTCATACACAGCTTGAATTTCGTGGGGGTTTCATTTGGATTCGTCATTCCGTTCATTATAATACTGGTCTGCTACGGATGCATCATTTGCAAACTCAAAGGACGAAAAATTGGTAACCGAAGAGGAAACACCCGCAGGCGATCTGTGTATTTGATCGCAGTTGTCCTGAGCACATTCCTGCTGTGTTTCCTACCATATCACGTCGCTCGCACGGTCCATCTTTATGCCAAGGTTTTAAATCAGAGCTGCCCGGTCCTTGAGTTCCTGGTGAAAGTTCTGGTCATCTCGTTGTGCTTGGCGACGTCCAACAGTTGCTTCAACCCCTTGTTGTACTACTTTGCTGGAGAGACTTTCCGCACGGCCATCCGTAGAGTGTCAGATCGAAGGAGTTTAGGTTCATTCAGCAATAGTGGTGTTTATCCGTCTTTCCGACGTCGAAGCAGCTCGCAGAAGTCAAGGCGCCAAGGCTTCACTTTTGTACACCAAGACTGTCTGCCCTGCTCCTGCCAAgtcataaatgaaaataattctgATGGGTGCAAGTCTGACAAGCAACGCAAACTGTCTGACCCTGAAGAAAAGCAAGCCTGTGATGATTTGCAGTAG